One genomic region from Candidatus Marinimicrobia bacterium CG08_land_8_20_14_0_20_45_22 encodes:
- a CDS encoding phosphohydrolase: MNEEVKMNKKFIVDFQENETISSYFCVLTKSLKKTKDGKDYISLELTDKTGKIDAKIWDRAAEFNDKFYQGDAVAVKGQIVSYNDLPQIKIDLIRQASEEIDKSHGFDLSDLIPITSKDINQMWSDVQETIESISEESLKLLARSVYQKYETQLKRHPGSMVLHHAYLGGLLEHVHSMCNLAFHVCDTYPELNRDLVLTGILLHDIGKLVELKFTTVGSYSDEGYLLGHIVIGRDMLREAAAQIANFPERLLLKLEHIILSHHGKLEWQSPREPLFPEALIVYYIDEIDTRLFQMKHEIEADSSDGNWTSRNNYFKRSLYKGE; this comes from the coding sequence GTGAATGAAGAGGTTAAAATGAATAAAAAATTTATTGTTGATTTTCAGGAAAATGAGACCATCTCTAGTTACTTTTGCGTTCTGACCAAATCGTTGAAAAAAACAAAAGACGGCAAAGATTACATCAGCCTTGAACTCACTGACAAAACGGGCAAAATCGATGCGAAAATCTGGGACAGAGCCGCCGAGTTCAACGATAAATTCTATCAGGGAGACGCCGTCGCGGTCAAAGGTCAGATTGTTTCTTACAACGATTTGCCTCAGATCAAAATCGACTTGATTCGCCAGGCGTCGGAAGAAATCGACAAGTCACACGGTTTCGATCTTTCCGATCTGATCCCAATCACCAGTAAAGATATCAATCAGATGTGGAGCGACGTTCAGGAAACGATCGAATCCATCAGCGAGGAATCACTGAAATTGCTCGCTCGGTCAGTTTATCAGAAATATGAAACTCAACTTAAAAGACATCCCGGTTCAATGGTTCTTCATCATGCTTATCTTGGCGGACTGCTTGAACATGTTCACTCAATGTGCAATTTAGCCTTTCACGTCTGTGATACTTATCCCGAACTCAACCGCGACCTCGTTCTTACCGGCATTTTACTGCATGACATCGGAAAACTCGTTGAACTAAAATTCACGACGGTCGGTTCATATTCCGATGAAGGATATTTGCTGGGACACATCGTTATCGGAAGAGACATGTTACGCGAAGCGGCCGCGCAGATTGCCAATTTCCCGGAGCGGTTATTGCTAAAACTCGAACACATCATTCTATCTCATCACGGAAAATTGGAATGGCAATCGCCGCGAGAACCTCTTTTCCCTGAGGCTCTTATCGTTTACTACATCGATGAAATAGACACGCGCTTGTTTCAAATGAAACACGAAATCGAAGCGGATTCTTCTGACGGAAATTGGACATCGCGCAACAATTATTTCAAAAGAAGTCTCTATAAAGGTGAATGA
- a CDS encoding saccharopine dehydrogenase, translating to MKKVLVLGAGLVSKPLVRYLLDIPEFTVKVATRTVNKAEKLIAGHPRGTALALNVNDTDQLKNLVKECDLAISLLPYTYHVKVAEMCIEYKKHLVTTSYISPAMKALDAQAKSAGVLLLNETGVDPGIDHMSAMRIIHGVEKKGGKIVSFRSYCGGLPAPEANTNPFGYKFSWSPRGVLMAGRNDAKFMEDGKIVEIPGKNLFKNHKPLEVEGLGTFEIYPNRNSLPYIETYGLKDIKTMIRGTIRNIGWCDTLFCVAKLGLLSDEKRDDLKGMTFKKLLFTLINSDGCDARVELARFLSADATKQVLDNLEWLGLFSDEPLPEAEPTLLDVMTAQFLKLMSFGEKERDLIILIHEFIAEYPNDKKERITSTLIDFGIPGGDSSMARTVSLPAAIATRMILQGEIKLTGVHGPVLPEIYNPVLNELEKMNIVCKEKVFAL from the coding sequence ATGAAGAAAGTTTTGGTTTTAGGAGCCGGTCTCGTATCGAAACCGTTGGTCAGATATCTACTTGACATTCCGGAATTCACCGTCAAAGTTGCAACCCGCACCGTCAATAAAGCGGAAAAACTGATTGCGGGTCACCCCCGCGGGACAGCGCTGGCACTCAACGTCAATGACACAGATCAATTGAAAAATCTAGTTAAAGAATGCGATCTGGCAATTTCTCTTCTACCTTACACATATCATGTTAAAGTCGCGGAAATGTGCATAGAATATAAGAAGCATTTAGTCACGACTTCCTATATCAGTCCGGCTATGAAAGCGTTGGACGCGCAAGCGAAATCGGCAGGCGTTCTATTATTGAACGAGACAGGCGTCGATCCTGGCATCGACCACATGTCGGCCATGCGGATCATTCACGGTGTCGAGAAAAAGGGCGGAAAAATCGTCAGCTTTCGTTCATACTGCGGCGGACTTCCCGCGCCAGAAGCCAACACCAATCCATTTGGTTACAAATTTAGCTGGAGCCCACGTGGTGTATTGATGGCTGGCAGAAATGACGCAAAATTTATGGAAGATGGAAAGATCGTTGAGATTCCCGGAAAAAACCTCTTCAAAAACCACAAACCGCTGGAAGTTGAAGGACTCGGAACGTTTGAAATTTATCCGAACCGCAATTCCCTTCCTTATATTGAAACCTATGGTTTGAAAGACATCAAAACGATGATTCGCGGGACGATCCGGAATATCGGTTGGTGCGACACACTATTCTGCGTCGCCAAACTCGGCTTGCTGAGTGATGAAAAACGCGACGATTTAAAAGGCATGACCTTCAAGAAATTATTATTCACTCTCATTAATTCCGACGGTTGCGATGCCCGTGTGGAATTAGCCAGATTCCTCAGCGCCGATGCTACCAAACAAGTTTTGGACAATCTGGAATGGTTAGGACTTTTTAGCGACGAACCGTTACCCGAAGCAGAACCGACATTGCTGGATGTCATGACAGCTCAATTCCTGAAACTTATGTCGTTCGGTGAAAAAGAGCGTGATTTAATTATTCTGATCCATGAATTCATCGCCGAATATCCAAACGACAAAAAAGAAAGAATCACTTCCACGCTGATCGATTTCGGAATTCCCGGCGGGGACTCTTCGATGGCGCGAACGGTAAGTCTTCCGGCGGCGATCGCCACACGGATGATTCTTCAAGGAGAGATTAAATTGACGGGCGTTCACGGACCCGTATTGCCGGAAATTTATAATCCGGTACTAAATGAACTCGAAAAAATGAACATCGTCTGCAAAGAAAAAGTCTTCGCCCTTTAA